The Acipenser ruthenus unplaced genomic scaffold, fAciRut3.2 maternal haplotype, whole genome shotgun sequence genomic sequence agacagacaaacacagagacacacacacagagagagagacacacacagagagagacactcaaagtgagagagacacacacacagagacacacacacacagacagagacacacacagagagagacactcaaagtgagagagagacacacacacagagacacacacacacagacagcgacacacacacagagagacactcaAAGTgagagagacaaacacacagacagcgacacacacacagagacactcaaagtgagagagacacacacacagagacacacacacacagacagagagagacacacagagacacacacacacagacagagacatacacacagagagacactcaaagtgagagacaaacacagacagcgacacacacacagagacactcaaagtgagagcgacacacacacagagacactcaaagtgagagagacacacacacagagacacacacacacagacagagagagacacacagagaaccacacagacaaacacagacacacacagacaaacacagacacacacagacaaacacagagacacacacacagacagagacacacactgtgagagacactcaaagtgagagagagacacacacagagacacacacagacaaacagagagagagacacactgagagacacacacacaaacacagacaaacacagagacacacacagagagagacactgacagacacacacacacacacagagacacactgtgagacacactgtgagacacacacacacacacactgtgaaagacacacacacacacacactgtgaaagacacacacacagacacacacactcacccggCCTTTGAAAGACTTGGTCTCTTCATCCTCGGAATCTAGGATGACATCATCGCCTGCATCCAATGGCGTGAGACTCAGAACTAGGTGGGCGGGGGGATGGGAAAACAAAACATCTCCATTAATAACACTTCAGACAGACGCTGCTATGTAACAATGAGGGGAGTCTGTCCATTAactacagagaaagagagagagagagagagagagagaaacagagaaagaaagagagaaagaaacagagaaagagaaagaaagagaaagaaagagagacagagaaagagagaaagaaagagagagaaagaaacagagaaagagaaagaaagagaaagagagagaaagacaaagagagagaaagaaagagagagaaagaaagagagagaaagagaaagagaaagaaagaaaggagagaaagagaaagaaagagaaagagagagaaagagagagaaagaaagagagagaaagagaaaaaagaaagagagaaagagaaagaaagagaaagaaagagaaagagagacagagaaacagagaaaaagagagagaaagagaaagaaagagaaagagagacagagaaacagagaaaaagagagagaaagagaaagaaagagaaagagagacagagaaacagagaaagagagaaagagaaagagagagaaagagaaagagagacagagaaacagagaaagagagaaagagagagaaagagagagaaagagagagaaagagagagacagagaaacagagaaagagagaaagagagagaaagagaaagagagaaagaaagagagagaaagaaacagagaaagagagagaaagagagagagaaagaaacagagagagaaagagagagaaagagagagagaatgacAGAATGAGAAAAAGAGAAtgaggaaaagaaagaaagtaagaaagagaATGAGGGAAaggagaaagaaacaaagaaaaaagagagaaagaaacaacctgacagtccagtttgtttacattcctctCAAAGGaaggtagtttttgttttgttttgttttaaagctgtAGAGACACACACTCCTCTCCTCGAAAACGACACGAGAGTCGCGCTGTGAGCCCAACAGAAAGGAATAGAATGGAATGGAACAGAACGGAATAGAATGGAATAGAATGGAACAGAATGGAATAGAATGGAATGGAACAGAACTGAATAGAATGGAATAGAACGGAATAGAACAGAACGGAATAGAATGGAATGGAACGGAACTGAATGGAACAGGCATGCTCCTGCTAGCTCTGTGTTGTAACTCAGGAGGAAAAACTAACACAGGAATTTAGAAAAAGattatttctttctctctcctttttAGAAAGTGAACGTTACTGGCATTATTGTAAATCTTTATTGATTCAGCCTTGAGGTTGGGAGAGAAACGATATCttcaagcacccccccccccccccccctcgcacACGGCAAATGAAAAGGAGGAACCTTTACTCACATGGTTCGTGTTGCCGGGGGGACAGTACCAGCGGCGCACTTCCTGTCGCGCCGACAAAGTCGAAACGGTTTcttaaaaaggaaaggaaaagaaaacataaaaaaagaagaaaagaaatgaaaaaaaaaaaccctgcatgaaACCGTCGCTCACTCTTTCTCGTCGGCACTTCCTGTTTCCCCGGGTGACGTCATCGTGGGGCGGGTCCTGCCGGGGGTCATGAGGTCATCGACCCGCTTCCTCCTCTTCGGGTTCAACAGCTCGGGCAATTCTGCTTCCTGCCCTTCCTTCCTCACTTCCTGCTGGGAGACGCCAGGACGGGGCGGGGCTTGGAAATCCAGCCGGCGAATCACGACGGTGAGCTTCCTCTGGTGGCAGGAAGCGGTGACGCGGGAGCGGAGAGACTGGGGGCTTTCCCGCTCTCCCGAGTCCCGGGAATTTCGCTCCCTCGTGTTGGAATACCGGACACTTTTTTCCGGAGTCCAGCAAATCTGGGAACCATTCTCCGAAGAATTCCGGGAGCTCCTTCGCAAATGCTGGGATTGGCGTTCGGAATTCCGCCGGGTTCCGGAACCCTCGGAGGCCAACTCAGAATGCAAACCGGAATCCTCGACTTCGGAATTCGAACTGCGTCTGACCCTCTTACGCGACTTATAAAACAAGCTGCACGGCACCGACCTCACTTCCTGTCCCTCCTCTTCCTGTCTGCCAGCCCCCTCCTCTTTTCCTTTGTGGGGCGTGTCTTTCTCTTCATCCCCTTTTCCACTTAAAGGAAGCTGTCTATGTCTGAGAGTTCTTTTAATGTAACTAAGTCCCTCCCCTTTACCACCTAGCTGAAGCCCATCCCCTTTTTTCTTTGAGGGCGTGTCTTTACACACAGGCCCCTCCCCTTTGTCTCTACCAGTCCTCTCTTTACCCTTTCCTGTCTCCCCACCCTCTCTCCTCACAGTAGGTGTGTCTTTCTCTGCTGGCCCTGCCCCTTCCGTCTGCTGATTGGCCCTTCTGGTGCGTTTTTCCGCACTGTATTTGCTCCCCTTTTCCGACTGGCTGTGCTGTTGCTGGGCAGATCTCAGAGTTAAAGCCTGCAATGCATTTGGGGAGTTCTGTAATGTGCAGAGTACAGAATCTAAGTCCCAGCTCGCTTCTGACTCCTGGTGGGCTGAAATAGAAAATGCAACAAGGATTAATTACTGCAATAGTAATACAAGTTAACATGTCTGGTCAActctgtctcttatatcagttaatattgTCTTAGGCTGGCATTGcccgctgtgtgctgggcagagcctcgctgtgctgtgctgtacacagggcaatgctggcgcgaccacactgtataacactgatataaaaccctttCTGGAAACTccagtttgaaatgtatttaagtaTGTCCCTGCAGTCGAGAGATATCATGAATCAAGTTTGCATCTAAGTGcgctaaatgtttattattattattatttatttcttagcagacgcccttatccagggcgacttacagtcgccaacaaaaatacatttcaagaatcacagtacaagtattaatacaattaagagcaagataaatacaatgacttcagttctagtacaagtatatgacaaaatacgattcaataacggagcagataagtgtcagtgatagttacatcaggatataattaaatacaaaatactacagattaaacacttggcagattacagtactctgaagtacaggattaaatgcagtaaaatagggggcagataagagcaagtaaagcgtgatagtgtcccaggggaagaacagaggagttctacaggtgctgtctgaagaggtgagtcttgaggaggcgccggaatgtggtcagggactgggcagtcctgacatctataggaaggtcattccaccactgcggggcgagggtgaagaaggagcgggctctggaggcaggggagcgtagcggaggtagagctagtcttctagtgcaggcggagcggagaggtcgagtgggggtgtagggagagatgagggtctggaggtagctgggtgcagtctggtcaaggcatctgtaggcgagtacaagagtcttgaactggatgcgagcggtgatcgggagccagtggagtagcgtgggagaagcgaggcagagagaacaccaggagggcagcagagttctggatgagctggagcggacgggtggcggacgcagggaggccagccaggagggagttgcagtagtctaggcgggagagtaccagggcctggaccaggagctgggtggcgtagttggtgaggaagggtcggattcttcggatgttgctcaggaagaatcagcaagtgcgtgccagagtggagatgtgctgggaataagagaggcaggggtccagggtgactgaggttcttagcggaggaagagggaggtagattccagaggaacagagatagagagatcagaggagggggaggaggagggaaagaaaaggaggtcagatttagagaggttgagtttgaggtgatgcgagtgcatccaggaggagatagcagacagacagggagagatacgggaggagatggtggagtcagtcatcatcagcatagaaatggtatgagaaaccataggatgcgatgagggggcccagggagcgggtgtagagagagaacaggagaggacccaagactgacccttgggggactcctgttgagagagggtgaggtgtggaggttgctccacgccaggttacctggtaagtgcggctggagaggtaggaggagaaccaggccagagcagtgccagagattccctgGTCaatgagagaggatagtagaatagagtgatcgacagcgtcaaaaaggcagcagagaggtcgaggagaattaggacagaggagagagaggcagctcgggcacacttaagtgagttggtgacagagaggagggcggtttcagtggagtgagcagagcggaagccagattggagagggtcgagcagagagtggttggacaggaaagcagagagctggcggtgtacagtccactcgagggttttggagaggaagggtaggagggagacaggacggtagctcaggagggaggtggggtcgagggtagagaggtgttgagaagggaggagatgaagtggagtagagcaggagcagcagcttgaaagaggtgagtggggagggggtccagggcacacgtggtgggtttgtgaccctggagcagggaggagaggtcagagtctgagaggggagagaaggtggagagtTAGtagggacagaaaaaaaaaaactgccaagaattttggaaaataactaaaaaaaacaaaatttcatactttatataaaaaaaaatgaaagcccagaaaaaaaaactaaaacgatttacataaatcTCAAAATAAAAAGCACCAAAAACAGATTATTGAACTAAAATGGACCATCGAACACACAGGAGagaacagtgtggagtagtggtcagggctctggactcttgaccggagggtcgtgggttcaatcccaggtgggggggacactgctgctgtacccttgagcaaggtactttacctagattgctccagtaaaaacccaactgtataaatgggtaattgtatgtaaaaataatgtgatatcttgtaacaattgtaagtcaccctggataagagtgtctgctaagaaataaataataataataataataataataataataataataataataataataataataataccagggtCTAGACGGCCCATCTCTCTGTGGTACTGCAGAAGTGCTTGTATTGGCTGCGGGTCCGAGCATTGCTGCAGTAATTCCTCCAAAACACAGGGGGCGCCATTTACAGCAGACACAATCtgggaaacacagagagagagagagagagatggagagatagaAAGAGAGTGCTTATAGCCTATATACAGTCTCTTAccttttattagctttattaacatgatcaccggtccctccctttaaaggagcgctaaccatctttaaaatccattctctcacctcttattagctatattaacatgatcaccggcacctccctttaaaggagcgctgaccatctttaaaatccattctctcacctcttattagctttattaacaggatcaccggcccctccctttaaaggagcgctgaccatctttaaaatccattctctcacctcttattagctttattaacatgatcaccggcccctccctttaaaggagcgctgaccatctttaaaatccattctctcacctcttattagctttattaacatgatcactggaccctccctttaaaggagcgctgaccatctttaaaatccattctctcacctcttattagctttattaacatgatcactggaccctccctttaaaggagcgctgaccatctttaaaatccattctctcacctcttattagctttattaacatgatcaccggaccctccctttaaaggagcgctgaccatctttaaaatccattctctcacctcttattagctttattaacatgatcaccggaccctccctttaaaggagcgctgaccatctttaaaatcctccAGTCACAgacatagaaacacacacacaccagggatgaaaataagactatagcagtttgatccattcctggtttcactaggagtttaataatcagacacacctgagcttgttagctagacacactgggggctggtag encodes the following:
- the LOC131730523 gene encoding uncharacterized protein LOC131730523 isoform X1; the protein is MKRRSCDHPPATNDAVAGVGPSLSLAALRLLAPPIRLVSAATWRVVSRREARHYGKVVEFVEMVSEVAPEILNYRHRAKITLGLRAKIIMEMLERRSPPVQILAQLEKFVCPASPKNTQPRQRDIIKVQKSVENFRSLVQSLLKEERLRNQYLQETLSLEYGDDFLSALEKLFWEFLLRLDQILSSLDFKQIVSAVNGAPCVLEELLQQCSDPQPIQALLQYHREMGRLDPAHQESEASWDLDSVLCTLQNSPNALQALTLRSAQQQHSQSEKGSKYSAEKRTRRANQQTEGAGPAEKDTPTVRREGGETGKGKERTGRDKGEGPVCKDTPSKKKGDGLQLGGKGEGLSYIKRTLRHRQLPLSGKGDEEKDTPHKGKEEGAGRQEEEGQEVRSVPCSLFYKSRKRVRRSSNSEVEDSGLHSELASEGSGTRRNSERQSQHLRRSSRNSSENGSQICWTPEKSVRYSNTRERNSRDSGERESPQSLRSRVTASCHQRKLTVVIRRLDFQAPPRPGVSQQEVRKEGQEAELPELLNPKRRKRVDDLMTPGRTRPTMTSPGETGSADEKENRFDFVGATGSAPLVLSPRQHEPFLSLTPLDAGDDVILDSEDEETKSFKGRLFLKKYYRTKYNTFIPTLREFLRPVKHVSLPREEISAARLRTDGDSF
- the LOC131730523 gene encoding uncharacterized protein LOC131730523 isoform X2, with product MKRRSCDHPPATNDAVAGVGPSLSLAALRLLAPPIRLVSAATWRVVSRREARHYGKVVEFVEMVSEVAPEILNYRHRAKITLGLRAKIIMEMLERRSPPVQILAQLEKFVCPASPKNTQPRQRDIIKVQKSVENFRSLVQSLLKEERLRNQYLQETLSLEYGDDFLSALEKLFWEFLLRLDQILSSLDFKQIVSAVNGAPCVLEELLQQCSDPQPIQALLQYHREMGRLDPAHQESEASWDLDSVLCTLQNSPNALQALTLRSAQQQHSQSEKGSKYSAEKRTRRANQQTEGAGPAEKDTPTVRREGGETGKGKERTGRDKGEGPVCKDTPSKKKGDGLQLGGKGEGLSYIKRTLRHRQLPLSGKGDEEKDTPHKGKEEGAGRQEEEGQEVRSVPCSLFYKSRKRVRRSSNSEVEDSGLHSELASEGSGTRRNSERQSQHLRRSSRNSSENGSQICWTPEKSVRYSNTRERNSRDSGERESPQSLRSRVTASCHQRKLTVVIRRLDFQAPPRPGVSQQEVRKEGQEAELPELLNPKRRKRVDDLMTPGRTRPTMTSPGETGSADEKENRFDFVGATGSAPLVLSPRQHEPFLSLTPLDAGDDVILDSEDEETKSFKGRLFLKKYYRTKYNTFIPTLREFLRPVKHVSLPREEEV